AGGCTCAAGGAAGCAAGGACAATTTGAAAAAAGAATCCCGTCAACCCAGTTTTCTCACCGGATCCCTCCCGATAGACGGCAAGAGAGGCATCCCTTGCATGTTTGTCGCTACACCGCAGCACATATCAATACAAGAATAAGCTCGTATTGCTGCTGTGTAATCGTGTAGATCATATACACTACCTACGCCATGAAGACGTTAATCAAATACGGCGCGCAGTGTACATGTCCATGAAACCAGTCATCCAAGAACCGACACTTACAAGTACCTATgtaggtatgtacatagTACGTCGCCTATAGTCCAGACTCAAAACCGCATATCTTTTCAAACCACACAAAAATCAAATAGTTACACCTATACACCATCACAACATGACCACTTACCCCTTACATCACAGCCATCTCATCTCACATTCCAATGCTGATTAGATTGCTGCATACCTACATCGGCACATACAGAGTACATAACCACCACGTTTGTCCCACGTTGTTTGGCTACCCGATCCGAAGAATGTTCTCGGGATGCCTAAATGCGGACTGTAAGGGATGCCTTGTGCTTTGTTTTCGGCTTGCCCAGCCCGTCTTGGGTCGTATTGGTTGGATTGCCTTTACACGTAGACTACGatgttctttttattttattttatttttttatatttttctatttcgTACCTCGTCgaggtgttgttgttttAATCAGTTTATAAAGGTTCTAATTCATTGGATGGGGTGGTTGCTGGTGTCTATTTTCGGATTCGGGATTTGTTTCTCCTGACTTGACTCGGTTCCTTTGATGGGTACGGTacacaaaaacaaaagttCGGGCAATGGCCGATGGCTCTTCGCACCCTCTCCGCGTAAGTTTACTTGGCTATCGAACTTCCAATCATCCATCAAGTCGGTGGTGGCTAACGAAGCCTAAGCTAACTATAACGCATGATAGCCCTACGCTACTAAAGCATACACTGTACACAGTATTACCAGAATGCAAAGGACcaatgatggagatggaaatTTTTGTAGTGGTGCATTCATACTTCACTAATACCGAGGCAAACAGATAATGGTGTCCTTCCGTCATGAGACAGGAGTAGTTCCTTTTCCCGATTGTATCCCGGTCCGTGTGAGTGACTTCTCTTCCCGGCCCCGCCGGTTGAATTTAGCGTTGCTACCATACTCCATCAATCGCACCAAATTAGACCGAGAATGGACAAAGCTCGAAGAAAACCTGGAGCAGACAACATGGGGACGATCCGTGCACGTGCGATGACATCAGACACCGTCTCAAACGATCACTCCTACTCACGCCATGCTCTGACCGGCACGCTGAACATCTACCAACCTGGTTCACATCCGCCTTCTTCGGCAGGCTGTGCCTCCGAATGGTCGGCCATCCCGGTGTTATCGGCAGCCCACCCATCATCTGCGGTCGCGTTCTGGTTGCCACTATCTCCCAAACCCGAGTTGTCGCCCATACCGGTATCGTTGACTACGGCGCTAGGGCAGCGCTTGACAGTGTGACCCACTGAGCACTTAATGTTAACATAGCTGTTCAGAGATATTATCGTAGATCAACCTACTTTCACCGCAGTTGTTGCATTTGACCTTTGACcagtccttcttcttcggacaATCGCGGCTGAAATGGCCAACTGACACCCATGTTAGTTTGAGACCCTGGACGAGATGGAATATTGATTCTAACCTTCGTCACAGTTACGGCAAGTCACAGTTGAAATGTCACGGGGCTTATCGCAGTCTCGTGCAATGTGATCCTCGGATCTGTTCTGTTAGGTTGTAATCGCAGGCCAAGAGCCAAaactgaaaaagaaagaaagaaagagaggtAAGGCTTTTGAAAGGAAGGAGGGCGTTCGTGCTTACCCGCAGTTGCGACAGGTTCTCGGGGCAGGGGCCTGTGGACAATCCTTCGCGAAATGACCGACTAAATGTACATATCAACATGTAGAAATGCCTAGATTTGGACTGAATTGTATCACCTTCATTGCAGCGCTTACACTCAACGCCCTCTGCTGAGCGAGGGTTAGGACATTCGGCTGCTTTATGCTCAGAGGATCTGCGCACGGTAAGCAACACAATCATACATGAACAGAGAAAGGTCGTACCCGCAGTTACGGCAAGCGAATCTATCGCGGCGAGGCTCAGTGCAGTCACGGGCACGGTGTCCGACGGCGCTGCAGTTGACACACTTCACTTCGACACGTTCATGAACAACATGCTCCTCCTTGCAGCCACGCGCAGTATGACCCATTTCTTTGAAAGCTCATCAGCTATCTTCCTTGCTTGAGATGCGAGAGTATAAATTACCTCCACAGTTTGAGCACTTTGGGATTTCTCGATCATAAGGGATACCAGCATCTTCCAGACGCTCAAGGTTCTCTTCCACCGACTCAGGCCAACGCTCTTTGAGATTGGCACGCTGGGGTTTCGGACTGTAGTAAAACCCAACGACATACTTGCAGTCCAGCTTGCCTTGAAGATTGATCACACTGATACAGTCACCAACTGGCTTTTCCTGTTTTCGCAATTAGTACTCAGGAATGGTGAGAAGTAGTAGTCATTAGCACTACTAACCATCGCAATGAGGTAAAAGTTAAGGTTGTCCTGACGCATCTTGTTTTCAATATCAACGAAAGTCGCATCAGGAACTGCCTTAGAATAGATCTTCAAAGCCTTTTTTTCTGTGAGTTCCTGTAACAAATGAAACGAATTAGGAATGTCGAAGAGAAACATACTTCGCGAAAATCCTCAAGATCCTTCTCCTCACTGGCCTTCTGCATGGCTGCCCAGGCCTCCTCTGGAAGCTTGTCCGGTACGTTGTTCAGGTCGAACTTGCGGTTCTCCTTGCAGTCAATGGTTCTATGACCTTTGTAACCATAAGTTAGTCTATCTCGTGCAGATAACAGTCATAATGGTCTTACCTTCCATTTTGCAGTTCTTACACACATCGGGAGGTCTCTCAGGGCACTGAGAAGCAGGATGACCTTCCTGGTTGCAGACGCGACAAGTGCCTTTGAAAACACGAGGCTTGGTGCATTCTGCTTTGCTATGACTACAGCCTATCTCAGCAACAGAGAATCATCCCGTTGTCAAATTGCTTACCCTTCCTCACCGCAGTTGAAGCAGGCCATACCCTTGCGGGGCTCAGGGCAGTTACGTGCGAAATGACCATCGCTTCCACAGCTGCACATGCATTAGTATTTGTAAAAGAGAGTCATAGAAGCTAACCTACTTGCGACATTTGTTGTCATCGTTCTGTTCATTCCCGGCAGACGTATTCTCCCAGGCATTGCCACCAAAGCCATCATCTTTGAAGTTGCCGGATGGGTTAGCATTTTCGTCATTGTAGGTCGCTATCTATATGTCAGCGTCGAAGCAAAACAGGAAAATTGGCAAAGCCATGATGCATGGTTATGATTACACTCGTGATCATGAACACTTACCAATATCACCAGCATTCTCCCATCCAGCCGCTCCATCGTCAGCACCCCAGCCACCCATCTTGTCCGTATGTGGACGTTTGTCACTGTGAAGAGCCTAAAATTATAAGATTAGGATATGAGTTGGGTTTTCAGGGAGTGAAAGCATAAAATACGTGAACAACGTGTGTAGACGGAGAGGTTATATCACCAACAGCGAAGTGTCTGTTGCTTGGTCGACTACTAGCATGGGAGACAGTGTGAGACTCAGGAGGATACTCACCTGAAAGTTGCTCTTTGTAGGAGTAGCAGTATTAGAAGACTTCGCAAACTcaagtaaaaaagaagatatcgaGCACAGAGGGTTGAAAGAGGTCACAGGATGaagggggggaagagggagaagagggagaagagggttGGTGGAAAGATACAAACAGAAGTCGACAACAAACAACAGAAACCATTCACTGTTTGACTTGGGTCACATGTCGTAGCTAACACAGCATCAGCTTCTCCAGCAGAGCAAATagtcttctttctttatatctttCAGTAGATATTCCAAACCTTCTCAGCGTTATGTATATGCGTGCAGGTACAATACCAGCCTGATTTggtttccattttccaatATCATGCCAATTTTAAGTGTATGAGATATCACACCCAGGCAATATTGCTACGATCTTCATTGCATGCTGTATGTTTCTCTCAAATATTAAACCACTCTGGTATATACTGAGCTTATGCGCATCTCTCTATCCAAACCTTAAACCCTAACAcactcctccttttcctaAACGCACCTGTTCGTTTCGTATAGTTTTCCTATTGTGCTCGACTCAAGAGGGATCTCATACGCTCGCGCAGTTGCGCTAAGCAAAAAGAGTGTCATCGGAACGCCCTTTTCgcacagcaacagcatcataCTAGCTAGATGTCTGACGAGATTGATGCAAAGGATACATCGATAATGATAGTGCCGAAGTTGAAGGTGGCTTTTGTCATCTTGGCATTAAAAGGCCATTGAAGGATAAACGACAGTCGGTGACTTCAGTAATTGAGAACATTTACTgttttaaaaattagtaaGTACAGCATTGATAACAGTTTTCATTGATATCATGGCCTTCCTCAGATGCACGGCCATGGACGAGAATCTTTTAACGAGGAATACACGGATGCACCTGTGCTTAATTGATCCATGGACGATCTTGCTATTCAGAAGTCATAGACCAGACTTGACTCACCCTGGCTACTAGGTGACTCGACCTTCAGCAGGACCTCACAAGCTACAAGCAACAGTGGTGCTACCAGACTACAACGGTCGCCATGAAGGCGAACTATACCAGGCGAGCAAGCTTTATACAGTGGTGATTCGGTTTTCAAAAGAAGTAGATGGGAAGTACAGCACTTCTGCTAGGTGCAGAGCTTCATATATGCGGAACGATTATATCCCCAATAGACAACTGATTTCGGAGATTCTTTGCTGTACTCCCAGACAAACAACGGTTCTTGAGCCAacaaaaaagttttttattttcacCGGTTGGCTCACCGATATCCCCGTCTTGTCACTGTCGTCACTTGGCACTCACTGAAGCCAAAGTTGGGTAAATGAAGGACCCGACATCGGCTTGAAGTTATCCGAATGAGTCATTTGGGTTTTTTTGGGCTTCTTATATTCGTGCCTTTCCACAAACTCTGTCAATGACAATCTTCTATTCGATTAACATTTGGATTTGCAAGGTTGGTTATGCTTCTGCGTTCCGAGCTTCTCATTGGTGGATCTgccttttttccccttctttccCGCCGACTATCGGATGGATTGAGTCGAGAACCTTGAACCTTTATCCCTACTTTGCGACTGCTTCGCTCAACCGGCTCTTTTTCAATTCCTGTTGAATTTCAACTCTTGATATATTGTCACTACTGCTGAACATCCCTAGGCCACCTGTGACTAAACGATAAAAACACGAGACGGAGGTTCCATCGTTGCCCCACAATCGGCACCTCGGATTAAATTAGAGTTGGATATCCAAGCTATCGAGCTATCgataataattttatcaATCACTTTCAGCGTCGAACCcctctttttaaattaagcAGTCAATCACTCTACCAACCAAACCAATTGGAGATAATACCGGCAAtggctctttttcttcaggTATGTCTCTTTTTCATCCACGATTGAGTTGACTCGGGAGGCGTTATGACCCATGGGAGCTACACCACGGTCCACGACAGCCGAGGATATGCGAAAGTCCACGGGTTTATCCGTGTGTTGCATATTGATTTTGCCGCAATActgcaaaggaaaagaaagagaaaaagaagaaaaaagttTCCGTTCTAATTTCATTTTTAGGGCTGATTTGCGAACTAATTGAGAAAAGTACTCGGAGAACTTTCCGGTCTAGTCGATCAAAAAGTTTCTTGTCGGCGTGCGGGGTTGTTGCTCGACACCATCTGCGGAGTTTTAATCCTACTCTCGTTGCTGTTATTTAGACTTCTGTTCGTCTCCAACTGTTCTTTAAGGCGTCCCATTCTATCCTCACCCGAGAGAGAATTTTGTTTGTGGCGTCGGTGGTGCTGCAGGATTTCATCAGATCGCGGTATAATAGGTCAGCCTTATACTTAGCCGTGACACTACCATGTCTTTAGTTCAACCGCAACCTCCATCCGAGGACATGGTTAAGAATCCTGATAGTGGAGATATCCGCGAGCAGTTTCGTGACGGCCGCGACGATGTGGAATCGGGCAGCGAACCAGATATTGCCGACATCGAGCGCATCTACAGGTATGCTCTCTCACATCTCAttggggagaaggaaagaaaaacgaCATATCTGACAGATTCCTAGGAAGCTGGATTTTCGCATCATCCCGGCCTTCTGGGTTCTTTATTTCCTCTGCGCTGCCGTCCGATCCAATGTCTCACTGGCCCAAACGATGAACATAGACACCAATCACACGATTTTCGACGTTCTGCACGTAAACGACCACCAAGTCTCGACCGCTCTCGCCTTATTCTACGTATGCTATGTCGTTTTCGACTTGCCATCGAACTTAATCATGTCCAGACTCAGTCCACATGTCTGGATGAGTCGCATTGTCATTAGTGTCGGCATCATTGGCACCTGCATGACCGCCATGAAAGCCGCCTGGAGTTTCTAGTATGTCCCCGACGCTTCTTGGAGCTCTACCTCTGATGTTCCAAACATCTAAGACCTTCCATGATGCAGCAACTAACCTAACACAGCCTTCTCCGTCTACTCCTTGGTATCGTCATCGCGGGCATGTGGCCCGGCATGGCCTACTACCTCACCCTTTTTTACCCTCCGTCTCGAACGGGGAAGCGGATTGGCC
This Aspergillus flavus chromosome 1, complete sequence DNA region includes the following protein-coding sequences:
- a CDS encoding zinc knuckle transcription factor, with the protein product MGGWGADDGAAGWENAGDIATYNDENANPSGNFKDDGFGGNAWENTSAGNEQNDDNKCRNCGSDGHFARNCPEPRKGMACFNCGEEGHSKAECTKPRVFKGTCRVCNQEGHPASQCPERPPDVCKNCKMEGHRTIDCKENRKFDLNNVPDKLPEEAWAAMQKASEEKDLEDFREALKIYSKAVPDATFVDIENKMRQDNLNFYLIAMEKPVGDCISVINLQGKLDCKYVVGFYYSPKPQRANLKERWPESVEENLERLEDAGIPYDREIPKCSNCGEMGHTARGCKEEHVVHERVEVKCVNCSAVGHRARDCTEPRRDRFACRNCGSSEHKAAECPNPRSAEGVEFGHFAKDCPQAPAPRTCRNCGSEDHIARDCDKPRDISTVTCRNCDEVGHFSRDCPKKKDWSKVKCNNCGEMGHTVKRCPSAVVNDTGMGDNSGLGDSGNQNATADDGWAADNTGMADHSEAQPAEEGGCEPGW